GCGCGACGTGCATTTTCAGAAACGACGACACCTTTACAAGTTGGTGTGATCGATTCATAGTCATCTCGATTAATACCGTAATTACCAACCAACGGGTAAGTAAAAGTCAAGATTTGACCATTATAAGATTGGTCTGTGATAGATTCTTGATAACCTGTCATACCAGTGTTAAAAACAATCTCACCTGTTACATCAAGATCAGCTCCAAAAGCTTTTCCTTCAAAAATTGTTCCATCTTCTAAAATTAAAAGTCTTTTTGCCATTTTTATTCCTCTCGTTTGCTCTCACGGGAGCACTTTAACGTTTATTAGCAGACACTTCAAACTTAAAGTAAGTTATTAATTAAGCTTTGCCGTTCAGCACAGCTTCTAGAATTGCCATTCGTACAAAAACACCATTTTGCATTTGTGTTGCAATTCGTGATTTAGGCGCTTCTACCAATTGATCAGCAATTTCCACATCACGATTGACTGGTGCAGGGTGCATGATAATCGCAGAAGTTTTCATTTTTTCATAACGTTCAGCGGTTAAACCATATATCTTATGATAGGTTTCTTTTGAAAAACCACGTTCGCTGTCATGACGTTCATGTTGAACACGAAGCATCATCATGATATCCAGCTTATCAACAATATCATCGATTGCAACGTATTTTCCATAAACATCAAATTCACTTGAATACCATTGTTCTGGACCAGCAAAATATAATTCTGCTCCGAGACGTTTTAGAATTTGCATGTTTGATTTTGCCACACGTGAATGGGTAATATCACCAACGATAGCTACTTTCAGATTTTCAAAGCCACCAAACTCTTCATAAATCGTCATTAAATCCAACAGACATTGGCTTGGATGTTGACCTGAACCGTCACCACCATTCACAATTGCTGTTTGAATTGTTCGACTATCAATTAATTCTTTGTAGTAATCTTCCATTGAATGGCGAATCACGCAAATGTCAATTCCCAAAGAACTCATCGTCAAAATAGTATCATACAAAGTCTCACCTTTGTTCACTGAACTTGTTTTAGCGTCAAATTCAATGACATCCAATCCAAGTTTCCTTTCAGCAACTTCAAAAGACTTATGCGTACGCGTTGACGGTTCAAAGAAAAGATTTGCTGCAAAATACTGCCTATCTAAACTAAAGTCTGCTTTATTTGTTTTAAACGCCATACCACGTCTAATCAAGCCAAGCACTTCTTCGTTTGATAATGTTTCCATAGTCACTAAATGTTTTAGTGAAACAACGCCATCTGTAACTGCCATTTTCTTAATCCTTTTCTGGAAGAATTTGATGCAAAATGATACCTAAAAGTGTTGAGAATGCGACACCTGTAATTTGTAAACCAGCAACTTGCAATGTCAAGCCACCAATACCAGATACCAATATGACACTTGCAATCAAAAGATTTTTCTTGTTATCAAAATCAATTTTATTTTCAACTAAGATTTTAAGACCACTTGAGGCGATAACACCAAAGAGAGCGATTGAAATTCCACCGATAACTGGCGTAGGGATTGAAGAAAGC
This sequence is a window from Streptococcus macedonicus ACA-DC 198. Protein-coding genes within it:
- the pyrB gene encoding Aspartate carbamoyltransferase — translated: MAVTDGVVSLKHLVTMETLSNEEVLGLIRRGMAFKTNKADFSLDRQYFAANLFFEPSTRTHKSFEVAERKLGLDVIEFDAKTSSVNKGETLYDTILTMSSLGIDICVIRHSMEDYYKELIDSRTIQTAIVNGGDGSGQHPSQCLLDLMTIYEEFGGFENLKVAIVGDITHSRVAKSNMQILKRLGAELYFAGPEQWYSSEFDVYGKYVAIDDIVDKLDIMMMLRVQHERHDSERGFSKETYHKIYGLTAERYEKMKTSAIIMHPAPVNRDVEIADQLVEAPKSRIATQMQNGVFVRMAILEAVLNGKA